CTTTCTCAGAACAGGTACAAACAAACTTAAATCCACCCTATATACACATAAATGCACACtgcacccctcccccatcccccccaaAATCCTTCTCCCAGATAAGCACAAACCCACACCACCCTGCCTCAGGCAGtacgggggaagcatgctggggtattttcgtgtttctataacccaccaaactctgacatggattacaggatcttttccgtgcgcacttggtcttgtgcgtgcgtgtacacacgaagggggataagccaccagcaggtctgcacataagttgacctgagagatcggaaaaatctccactcttaacccaccaggcggcagcgaccgggattcgaacccacgaccttccgttttggaggccggcgtcttaccaccacgccattgCGCCcgcccccattttaagactccctcccttttatgaCGTGATTTTCTAAGATTTGCGGGTTCCACTGAACTAGGGGAGGCTGTTCTAGACAAAATGGTCAATACCTCCAAATGGGGGTGTCTTCATGTACTTGTCAAGACATGTGAAGTGAAAGAGATGACCGCAGTACACACGCTCAATGCCAACCTCCCTGTTTAGCtcctgaaaaaaagaaacacagagTGAGTCATTGCTGTACATCGCCAGTCTGGTTCTCTACCAGTTGAGCTACCAGGGTCTTCTTATTCTTCACGTTTTTGTAGCATAATTGGGGACAAGATGGCAGAGATATAGCTGGGGTGAGGGGAAGGGTGGAGAGGAAGCTTATATGTGAGCACACAAAAGCTAATTTATGCCAACAGAGAGGACACATCTTAGTTGGATATTAATATATTGGTGTTAACATACAAATCACAAAACGGCAGAAAACTGTTATCAGCAAAACCAGCAGCTCTGAAGCAAATCAACCTCAAATAATATTCAAGAGGAAATCAAAATGATTTTACTCGCAaaaggtatatatatatgaaaagtTATCTTTTTTAAGACACACGGATGTAAAGTTATGTGCCTCTCTTTACTCTCTTCTTTGATGATTGCCATGGTTCCTATTCTTTATACTGAGAACGCTCACTTTATTGCATTTgtgtaccacacacacacgcacactcacacacatgaatacccaCACAGAGAAttagacagccagacagacacagccagacagacacagccagaaacacacacacacacacacacacacacacacgcacactcacacacatgcatacccACACAGAGAAttagacagccagacagacacagccagacagacacagccACTGagccagaaacacacacacacacacacacacacacacacacacacacacactcacacacagatgcacacacacacaaatggacAGACAAATGTACGGTCAAGCAGGCAGACGAACAACAACAGCTTTGTGTCAGCGGTGAATAATCAGGACAGTCAGATTATTTTTAACACAGATATGACTTCTTACTGTAGGATCGGCAGGCAGAATCTGCTTCTTGCAAAGCGGACATGACTCCAGAGGATAGCGCTTCAAGCAGTCCCGGATAAGGTACTCGCACACTGGACGTATCGACGCCTTAGGCACAAAAGGAGGGTCCCTGCAAAATAAAGTTCCGTTCTGGTTGATGAAAGATTTCTGCCTAAAGTAAATTACTTCCAATCACTTCGCCGACATTTTGCAAGCGAGCAGCCACACGATTTTCAGAcaagttcattatctgtttcatgagtgtttgtctgtctgggggggggggggggggggggggggggggggatcttggAATAGAGAAGGGGGGAAGGAAAGCAAGATGACACAAGCTGCAGTTGACTTACTTGGGTTTCTTTCTAAGAGGAGGCTGCACGCATCGACGGGCTATTTCAATGGACTGGGCCTGGAAGTTGACTTTGAGAAACTCGGGCAAGTTATGTTCTGTTATCTCTACCCTGTAATAAACACATAAAATAAATTAGATATCACACATGAATACACATGTCCTTGTTGCTTTGAATAGCATTCTGTAAACTTGATCAGATTTATTGATGCGTCTGAATGTGCATAACCAACGCAAAGAAGTCAATTAGAAAatgtttcactttttttttctcagaaataaCTCTTGTGTTGGCTTTAATGGCCTGTGAAAGAGTTGTATTTCTTTTTGAGGCAAAGTGGGAATAGACAAATTCTGAAAataactgtcaggtttgtatgggtcgtGAAAGAGTTAATACCCTTgatttttactcggacaaacattggaggggccagtcactagcgagggatgtgtcggaaaaattccatctcacacggcattaataggtaacatgcgccttgagtcgccttgtgtggtgagatacgtgcgcgatataaatcctagtaaataaaaaaataaaaataaaaacacatggACAGGAGCATGTGTGACTTTAGTTGTCAGagaaaaagcaagagtattcactctttcacatcccatacagagttatttccgaaaatcgtctattaccAGTGGTGACATATGTTTTTTGCACTACAGAAAATAATGAACTCCAATCTACACGTTTTAAAATGAAAATTGCATAATATCGAGAGGTCACCATACAGACGGCTGACTCCGACTTCAGTATTTTCCGTTCTGACAATGGCATGCCTCCACTGGTTCCTCAGGGCGCATAAAAGATATCTTTTCCGAAATTCATCTATTATATTgtttctcttgcaatagaaaatCTATTTGTGATTTTTAAAATAAACTGAGTCTAATTACGAATTATTTAGTAGCAGCATTATTTTCCTTGTAAgctaaatatataaacattcaACACATAAAACAAGGGCTATTTCTAAAACAAAAGTTTTATGCTtgtgctttcagtttcactttTAAGCTTAGCATGCATGATTTCCATTGTAAAACCAAGGAGACACTTTCTCATTTGCAAACAATttaaatcttaacaaagcaacaCTATACTTACGTGATTTGCTTTAAAGGATAAGTTTCTGGCACATTGACGACAATGTTCATGAAATAGTTTTGCTGTCGAAATTTCAAAACAATCTGGGATGACTTCTGTTTTAACTTAATATCGTCTTCGGGTGTGAGGAGATTTTTTTTGATGAAGGCAATTTCTTCGCTGCATACACAAAGGGGATTTTCATCCAGAAAAGTGTTGATGAAGTTCATCATGTGTACCACCTGAATCAAAAAGAAAACTTTGTCAGCTGATGACATGatattgataataataataatgcatactaTTTATAAAGCGCGAGTATCCAGCGttaaaccctgctcaaagcgctgcacAATCATTAGGGAAAAAACACaatacttgacttattcctgtagactccctgtggagcatagggcaaAAACACAATAACATATCATTATTAACAGTGCAATCACGCACATATCattatcaatgaataacacattgcactCTAATAatttatcacaaacacacgcacatttaatcaggcctgggaatgagtaaaagtggtttgggAGTACTGACGGGAATTTTTTtacgttttaagcattttttaagggcacacggaggctcttttcttacacaattagaaaaggacttcGTCGTATTTACGTCGCAAGGtgtatcattcccaggcctgatttaatacattatcacaaacacacacacatgcgtgcaCAACACAATGATGGTTCTCATGTGTACATTATGCATTAAACTATTCTTTAAACATAGGCAGATAGGCAGTTGActgtttcatttcttcttaacTCACCCAATTtttagtacatgtattaccaTGCAGTCCAAGCAAGAAGTTTGATACCAAGAATTTTAAAGGACTCCGGtagttgatatatatatataatatttcCATCTTTCTGCAGCATACAATGATTTTTCGGTTAATAAAATTATCAATACAGGAATAAGATAagtattttaatggacaataaagtgctgttattgttattgttattgttattgttaaaaaaaatgtattcaattCTCTTTGCCTGTTAAACCGGCGTATGTTCACCAGTACACATGCATGCTCTCTCTCCTTCTGCGTGTAAGCTGGttaccaattttttttaaacaacaccAAGCAATTTCAATAGCAATATTCTCTCTGAAAAAAAGGGACAACACCTTTCCTACCCAAAACATAATCACAATAGCTtattaaaatgtgtgtgtgtgtgtgtgtgtattttaagAAGCTTTTGCACACACGACACAGAAAAAAACCTTCTTAAAATATAGTCAAAACCCTGAACATTCTGCAGTCCAGCAAATCCTACCTGTGGCTTGCCCAGAAGTTTCTTGGTCTCTGCTTCACACACGCTCATGAGCCCCATGAGTAGTTTGAAGGCCAGAGTCTTACTGCCCAGCTCCACCACCAGTGGTTCATGGGGGTACTTCATCGGAAACAGGCAGGTGATGTTAACCTGCTTGTGATCCGTTTTCCTGAAGACAATTAAGTTCAGAAGGAAGTTATAACTACTATTATAGGACAtatcaaaaagaaagaacatatTTTATAAACATACCTGAttgatcaaataaccaaagggaagtaagcgctctaaatcaatcaatatgaggcttatatcgcgcgtattccgcgggtacagttctaagcgcagggatttatttttttatttttttatcgcgcacatattcaaggcgcagggatttatatatgccgtgtgagatggaatgtttttacacaatacatcacgcattcacatcggccagcagatcgcagccatttcggcgcatatcctacttttcacgacctattattccaagtcacacgggtatttgcatacgacatgtgtaatagagtaagcaagcgttatacggaaccagtctcctggcacctgagagaataacaagcattgaaatgaacataagcgactttcatcctcaaaaatttgttttaagatatatatatatctgattgatttgagaaaaaaaaagaaagccttGAATCAATAATGAGTCTGTTAATgttgcttgttttcttgttggGGGGGGTGAGTAGGACGAGGGGGTGAAGGGTGAGGCGTGTGGGTGGAATAGACCCTATACTTGCCATTCAAAACTGTTTGTGTTCAAAGTTTTTGTTGGCATTAATGGATGTTACAATCAGAGGTCGGTGTgggctggatttgtatccagttggccgctgtcagcgtgagttcgtccccacgttcggcgagagatttatttctcagagtcaactttgtgtgcagactctcctctgtgtccgaacacccccgtgtgtacacgcaagcacaagaccaagtgcgcacgaaaaagatcctgtaatccatgtcagagttcggtatgttatagaaacacgaaaatacccagcatgcttcctccgaaaacggcgtatggctgcctaaatggcggggtaaaaaaacggtcatacacgtaaaattccactcgtgcaaaaaacacgagtgtacgtgggagtttcagcccacgaacgcagaagaagatcaGAGGTCGGTCTTTTGTAAAGGATTACAGTGCCCGTAAAAGCCAAATGGAAGTACCTGGATTGCCAGAATAATCATGTGTCTTTCTCGTAATTGTTTACATGTATATATCTACACATATTTTGCAACTTTTTCTCTTTACTCAAAGTCTGTCTGGTATAATTAAGGTTTTACTATGGGAGTGATTCATGCTCAAAGACAAAAATGTAATCAACTGTAAGGGAGAGCTTGATAATCTTGTCATAAATTGCATTCACCCAAAAAAGTGTACCCTGAACCCTCAGAACTGGAAAAGCTATCACATTCAGAAAGGACAAGCTCATAGTCATACTAGTTGTAATTCACAGAGAAAGCGAAGTTATTCTAACATACACTAAAGTATGAAGGTTTTGAAAATCAGTACAGTGGCACCCTCCTtttaagaacccccccccccccccccccccccaatgtagGACTCCCTCCcgtttaagaccctgttttctcagacattctgttcataatcataacctctgtaagggcggggatgtagctcagtcggtagcacactgaatttgtatccagttggccgctgtcagtgtgagttcgtccccacgttcggcgagagatttatttctcagagtcaactttgtgtgcagactctcctcggtgtccgaacacccccgtgtgtacacgcaagcacaagaccaagtgcgcacgaaaaagatcctgtaatccatgtcagagttcggtgggttatagaaacacgaaaatacccagcatgtatggctgcctaaatggcggggtaaaaacggtcatacacgtaaaagccgtgggagtttcagcccatgaacgaacaaacaaacaaacataacctctgtaaatttaccccattGTAAGAGTCTAAGACTTAtcatcccttttaagacatgatttttaggaggtcttaaaaggggggttccactgtagttttATTTGTAATTCACACAGAAAGCAAACTTATTGTAACATCCACTGGGTCAGTATGAAGATTTTGAATGTCATGTCAGGACACCATTTCTGACTTACTTAATCTCCACCTTGATCAGATCCACAACAGCAGCAATTAGACGAGTGTCAGGTATTTCTGGAACTTTCTTCTTCACCTCCACAAGCTCAGTCTGGATGAATTTCAGACGTTCGTCTGTACCACTGCtggcgtcggccatttttgtgtAATAACCAGAATAATAgcttccacacaccaaaacggTGTCAACTGTCAATCATTGGAACTTCTGGAGATAAAAGAGAGTATTATACATGTATTAGTAAAGTACAATATATAGCAGTTTTAGCACTATAATAGTTCGTCGCAAGCAAGCTTCTGTGATTAAGAAACAGGCTCAAAGTCAAAGTGAGTGAAGAACAAGAAACAGCCAAATAAGtaaatagaaaaagaaacagagaaaggaataaataaataaattttaatTGCACAGATCCCCCAGTGAAGCAGAAGGGGTATATCTATGTCAACCAAAATTGGGTGGATTTCCTGTAGACGTTTCCCCTGTACGGCAGTCATGAGCTTAGCGTGAGATTGAGCGGTATACTTTCCCACAGGGAATGCACCCtgtgtattccctgtatacaggaaaaACGCCCACAGGAAATCCACCCACTTtaggtcgacatagaccccgtCAGCCCCATTGAACGTATACAAGTTCAAATGACAACAAACAGTTTGCTCACGAAGGCAACATTATGATTGGTGCAAAATAATTGTAAAACCTGTATCCAGATGCAAGACCCCTATCATAAGTTTGCATTTTCTGTAATTCAAAAGTGTACCTATCACTTCGTAGTAAAATGAAAGTGCTAAACAAGATCCATCATTTAGcagcacacaaaaagaaaggtgTGGTAAGTAAAATAAGATCTCCCAGGTCGAAACAAAGGTAACGAAGAAACGAGTTTCTTCGGCAATCTTCTACCTCTGCTGAGCAGTTTATTGGTTTCAACCAATGACAGATTGTCTGTACAGTTACTCTGTGTGGAAATGGAACTAATTATGTTCCATTAAAAGAATATTTGACTAAAGAAACTCTCAAAAACACATGTGCAGACGAACCTTCGATTTCACAACCacaaaccggaagttgaattaaTTGCAGAAAAGTTTTTCCCCTTGTTGAATCTTCTCGTATTTGGTCGGTTGTCCCCCTTGATGCGCtcagcttttatttatttattgactTATTGACAGATTTCATCGATTTATCTTCAAATTTGTCGGTTTTTTGTTGTTAGCTTGTGATGCGATGCTACTGTGTTTAATGCTGTTAATGCtgtaacaacaaacaacaatttATACAaccaaataaagacagaaaatgtgtttaaaataaTTATAACTATATAAATGTACAGGAAAAGGAAATGTAGTCGTATAATTATGATTTATCAtccatgatttttttttcttttgccaacctcaacaacaacgaaataaaaaataaaaaataataataaagtttGACACAGGAATTTCATGCTTAAACAAAACATGACTCGAGTTTGAGCCATTGCGCATGCAACTTCCGATAAAATGTATTTTTACCCTACGTTGCTTCTCTTACCATATGGTGTACTGGCATCAAGCTTTTTGAACACTTAAGTTCACAAAGAATACGCAGCCTGTCTTACATATTCACAACCGAGCTAGGATACAGTACATGTATAAAATAATCTGTTTGCTTCCAGCGTTCTGATCGAGCTTGCCTCAAGTATATTTTCAACACTCACGCTGAGCTTGTGTGAATATTGTTATTTTATCTATATCTCTGACTTAccttgtaaacacacacacacacacattattaatATACAATCTTGCAACACgcacaaaaacacccacacatgcatacattagcaagcaaatacacacacacacacaaacatataaatgcaagcatgcaggcacacacacacacacacacacatgcacaaacacacacacacacacacacacacacacacacaacactctaGCTGATTCAAGTTACTTTAATTCATCTACTGACAGTAAGTCATAGTACAATCAAGACAATGAGTTCTAAACCTATATACGAAGCAAGTTATCTCCTATAGACGCCTACAGTTAAGATGATTATCTCAAGCAAGGGAACTTTTAATCCATCACAGTCACAGCTAGACTACTTGCTATAAAGTGTATGCGAAGTAATACTGACAAATAGATACAGAAAGATATCATACATGCACTAACATTAAAAAACATAATGCTGAAAAATGTGATATTGTCAGCATAAAGGTCACTTAACTATAAATCTTCTTGTAACAGCATTCCAGAAAAATGGAGATATTCACAGGAGTACTTACACAATTATCACTTTTACTTTAGGTCAGAATTAAAGCAAGGTATTCAGgctacaaaaataaaaaattaagcaaaagcaacaactaaaCTGCAAATATTATTTTTGAGACGGTGGAAACAAAATATGGAAGAATTAAACCGGCTAAacaaaaaagtaaacaaaaaagttatatgTAAATGTACTATACTACATTCATATATTCCTTTTCCAAGagttgttttcagttttaaGTCTTTTTACTAACCTACAACAGCATAAatatgttttaaatgtataaTATCAAACAATTCTGAATAACCAAGAAATTCAAAGTCCAAAAGTCCATATTTTGTTGAAAAGGAAAATATTGAGTCTTTTTTTCATAGAATTTagaccacacaaaaacaaactgatTCACGTCATTAACATATTCAGAAATGACAGGGGTTTGTGTCATGCAAtcacagtttaaaaaaaatcagcaaACAAAAATAAGTATGCATGACAAGAAGAATTTATTTCTCTACCATAATCTAATTAAACAACGCAATAATGAACTTAGTGATCATCCTTTCACCAAAATTGTAACTCATAATTATTAAAATAGTAATATTACAAGATGTTTCTAAAAGATTTATACTGCatacagacgggcgcagtggcgtggtggtaatctggaggttgtgagttcgaatcctggtcgctgccgcctggtgggttaagagtggagatttttccgatctcccaggtcaacttatgtgcagacctggtagtgacttaacccccttcgtgtgtacacgcaagcacaagaccaagtgcgcacggaaaagatcctgtaatccatgtcagagttcggtgggttatagaaacacgaaaatgcccagcatgccttccccgaaatcggcgtatgctgcctgaatggcggggtaaaaacggtcatacacgtaaaaatccacttgtgctaaaatcatgagtgaacgtgggagtctaagcccatgaacgaagaagaagaagaagatactgcATACAGTTTGCCTACTTCGGTATCACAGTCAAACGGATCACGTACGTCACAACCAAAACTATTACTTAAATTACATGCTACCATTTCAAACAAACCAAGACCAATGTTGTGACAAACAAGTCAGCGTACATTCTGCATGAAGAAAATTCAATGTAAAAATACACTTTCCGGAAGAAAAAGGTGGAACAAATACTTCCTGAGGATTGAAAAGGTGGAGATAGACAAGAAATACTGATTGAAAGGTttattttgaatgaaaagacaaagacagcAATAACAAATTACCCTAGAACCCCTCAACAAACCTTATAGACATCCACAATATACCAACTTTTTTGTTTGTACAGATCCTTCTCGTGAAAGTATTGAAGACACATTAGCatgtaaacacacatacaggaGCATACATTGTGCAaacatagcacacacacacacacacacacacacgcactcacacgcacacacacacactcacacacacacactcacacacactcacatgcacacacacacacacacaggtgcacacacacacacaggtgcactcacacacacacacacatgcacacacacacacacacacacacacactcacacgcacaaacacatacggAAGCCACCTCAACACACACTTGAATGCTTACAAAGGCATGATTCACAAAATATGAATTCAAAAGAGATAAACAGTATTAATATTAATAAGTATCCAGGCACATTAATGAACAGATCAAGATAAAGTATGGCAgtcaaaacaaaatattcattCGAGTTAACACACCATAACAATGGCTTTGGAACTAAAATTTTGTCAGAGCAAACGGCATGATCACTTCTTCCAACAAAACTTACATAAGGTTCATGTACAACTGTCAGACTCTAGCTAACAGCCTCTCATTCATGAAAATTGAATTATATCTGAGTATACAAAATCATGTGCATTATGTACATGTGTATCTTAATTATAACAATGTTAACACAAAGAAAGTACCTTACCACAAGAATGTTcgcttcaaaacaaaacaaaactcttGCATTTTATACAGTCCTGGATATTTCACTCTAAAATAACAGTTACTGAAATGTGTGTTTCTCAGATCCTTAATGATATCTTTCCCACTGAAATAAAGGGGCAAAAGAATGCCTCAATCAAACAATTTTTCTGCTTTCTTACTTCTTAGTTTTTAATTAAGTGAGTCACTTACAAGTTATACTGACACAATATTAATTTGAGatcaacaaaaatcataacATTACATATACTAATGAAGACACTGAACAATAATGTTGCGATCATTACACATATACAATAATGTTGTAAATGAATGTTTGACGTAAATTTTGATGTTTTCATTAGCACACTGCCGCAGATACACAGGTATAATAAACATATTTAAGGCTTGCGCAGGCATATCACAAAGCAAGTCACATACATGCAAATCTTGAATACAGATGATTTGAATGAATAAGCTAATAAAAAATACCTATAAAAGAAACATGTCTTCCTTTAGAGTCATTTCAATAAAAACTGCAAGGAACGTGTTCAAATGTCACCAAAAACAATCAAAACTGAACATAAATTTTGTCCACATTCTCTTCTTGCTCATTTTCTGTACAAAGATAAAATGTATCACAGTCACCGGCCTCAATCTACATTTCTGAAGTTGTATAAACATAAATATATCTACCAATCAACCTAAGAAATGAGAAGATTAATTACATTTCTCAGAGACTGATACTTCTTtcccaaaacaaagaaaaatcgAAATAAATAATAGTGCTCACTGCAAACCCTGCAAAGCAATTCTGCCTTTATAGGTTTAAAAAATAAAGTCTTTTCCATTTGGACTGAAAATTGAAATCATCCCCAAAAAACAATAGGGTATCTCTTGCTCTGAGGTACTGATCGCGACCTCAAAATTCTTCAAAACAATGTTTACTGCAAGTATGAAAAAAAGGTTGCTAAATACATGTAACAACTACTACAATCAGATCTTTTCAGAACCTAGCTTCCTCCAGTCTCTTGCAGCTGGGATCGAAAAAGAGCTAAATGTTAATCCTGATGCTTATCCTCAAATCTTGATTGGAAAAATTTGTGAGCGTACAAGAGCTAGATATTGATCGATGACACCTAGCTATCCTCATATCTTTACGGGAAAATCTGCGAGCGACAAAGAGATAGATGTTGTTCGGTGACACCAATCCTCAAATCTTTCTTGGCCTGCGACTCATACTCCAGCTTGTGAAAATGCTGCAGACGGTGCATCTTGGCGTTGCGGTGTTGCTGATCCAAGGCTTGGTTCTTTGCGTCTTGATCCTCCAGCTTGACCGTCACAGCATTGTGACGCTTCTCGCAATTCTGACGTCGGACAGCCTGAAAATTGTACAAGTTTGagttagagagaaaaaaattcttgGGTCTTGTTCTCACTGCTGCAGGACTGTCCCATCCACCAAAACCTGAGATCAGAATTCTGGCCTAGTTGCTGACACACCAGAGAGGACAAGCTCTATATATAGCCCTGTGGAGACCCTTCAACGAACAGTGGCATTTGTCAGGAGGACCGGAGTGACTGTCTGAGCCAacgaagaacaaaaagaagttcTCGTTGCATGCAGAACTGTGTTTGTGGACATGGTTAATGACTATACTGCTGTCTCAAACTGAAGTGAAAACAATTTAGAGAGAAGCAAGTATACTTGTACTTAAAAGAAagaagttgaaaccttgaaaatGTTTGAGTCGGAGGGTGCAGTAGGGAATGAGTGGGCCCTATTCCTTCGTATTTCTCTCTCCTCCCCACCGGCCTCCATTCCCCTTCCCTCGCTCC
The sequence above is a segment of the Littorina saxatilis isolate snail1 linkage group LG3, US_GU_Lsax_2.0, whole genome shotgun sequence genome. Coding sequences within it:
- the LOC138962842 gene encoding uncharacterized protein, which encodes MADASSGTDERLKFIQTELVEVKKKVPEIPDTRLIAAVVDLIKVEIKKTDHKQVNITCLFPMKYPHEPLVVELGSKTLAFKLLMGLMSVCEAETKKLLGKPQVVHMMNFINTFLDENPLCVCSEEIAFIKKNLLTPEDDIKLKQKSSQIVLKFRQQNYFMNIVVNVPETYPLKQITVEITEHNLPEFLKVNFQAQSIEIARRCVQPPLRKKPKDPPFVPKASIRPVCEYLIRDCLKRYPLESCPLCKKQILPADPTELNREVGIERVYCGHLFHFTCLDKYMKTPPFGASKFCPLDKKQIFHQKWQVSAHVMEQRWAHKQAKDRELEEVVDFLE